The Saprospiraceae bacterium genome includes a window with the following:
- a CDS encoding ABC transporter permease: protein MLINNLKTGIRNLWANKTISAINIIGLSLGLSAFLLILLWVENEYSVNKNVKDRDHIAAIMVNQTFESGEIQTYAATPPPLAKKLMESKDNVSSAATASWGDQIQFTVGDNKFTEYGLYASPEFLEVFSVELLLGSRASALKSPNTVLISESLSSKYFSNTDPVGKSIKTGTGQSYEVAGVFKSQDQKTTMYYSFLMPIQDYFSFNPFMANDWSVNNVRTYVKFDPNADFQSFNNKIKALLSQQNDRQKSCELFLFSMKDWYLKGEFKDGKQVGGRIKYVNLFSIVALIILLLSCINFVNLTTASATQRLKEIGVRKSLGANRFALIKRFLLESVSLSLISGGISIGLVYLLLPQFNQHFNIQLSTGFEDPFRLLVFTFIVLTVGLIAGIYPAFVLSGMDAVAALKKNMIAGLTNTTYIRKVLVTGQFAVTILLITGGVIISKQLDYFKDKDLGVDGQHLVWFPNQIPQDKIETAMREISQIKGVKQSALASMTFQGSNNRGHEVKWEGKNPGEDIFFNFIAGSHDLPATLGLEVVDGRNFSKAISTDTSAILLNETAVRQMNLKNPVGQYIETRNLKGTVIGVLKDFHFESLHNTIGPVIFNCRPDWTWNMYVKMDGSNDALALKSIEEVYKKFAPGQIFEYNHQNDQPQWFYRSEGQSAVLIKWFSVFAVFLSCLGLLGLTIFTIERKKKEISIRKILGANISNLMVLVSKQFIILIAISILLSFVPSYYFTTQWLDNFPYSIRVEWYYFIFGPFIVFFVAIMTMSILIVKASLLNPVKSLRSE from the coding sequence ATGCTCATCAACAATCTAAAAACAGGAATCCGAAACCTTTGGGCAAACAAAACTATCTCTGCTATTAATATTATAGGCTTGAGCTTGGGATTGAGTGCATTCTTACTGATCCTATTGTGGGTAGAAAACGAATATAGTGTCAATAAAAATGTAAAAGACAGGGATCATATCGCCGCCATCATGGTCAATCAAACATTTGAAAGTGGCGAGATCCAGACGTATGCTGCGACACCACCACCATTGGCTAAAAAATTAATGGAGTCAAAAGATAATGTGTCATCAGCAGCTACGGCATCCTGGGGAGATCAAATCCAGTTTACAGTAGGAGACAACAAATTTACGGAATATGGTCTGTATGCCAGCCCGGAGTTTTTGGAAGTATTTAGTGTAGAATTATTGCTTGGTTCAAGAGCGTCAGCGTTAAAATCCCCAAATACAGTTCTTATTTCAGAATCCCTGTCATCAAAGTACTTTAGCAACACAGACCCTGTGGGAAAATCCATAAAAACCGGCACGGGCCAAAGTTATGAAGTTGCAGGAGTATTCAAAAGTCAAGATCAAAAAACAACGATGTATTATAGCTTTTTGATGCCTATTCAGGATTACTTTAGTTTTAATCCGTTTATGGCCAATGATTGGTCAGTAAACAATGTAAGAACTTATGTCAAATTTGACCCGAATGCTGACTTTCAAAGTTTTAATAACAAAATAAAAGCATTGCTATCACAGCAAAACGATCGCCAAAAAAGTTGTGAATTGTTCCTGTTTTCTATGAAAGACTGGTATCTGAAGGGTGAATTTAAAGATGGAAAACAGGTAGGTGGACGCATTAAATATGTCAATCTTTTTTCCATTGTGGCATTGATTATTTTACTCTTGTCATGTATCAATTTTGTAAACCTGACGACTGCCAGTGCTACTCAAAGACTCAAAGAAATCGGAGTCAGAAAGAGCCTTGGAGCAAATCGATTTGCGTTAATAAAAAGATTTTTGCTTGAGTCAGTCTCATTATCCCTCATATCCGGGGGTATATCTATTGGTTTGGTTTATTTATTGCTGCCGCAGTTCAATCAACATTTTAACATCCAATTGTCTACAGGATTTGAAGATCCATTCCGTTTATTGGTATTTACCTTTATTGTACTGACAGTGGGATTGATAGCCGGAATTTATCCTGCATTTGTGTTGTCAGGTATGGACGCTGTGGCCGCTCTTAAGAAAAATATGATAGCTGGATTGACTAATACTACTTATATCCGCAAGGTTTTGGTAACCGGTCAATTTGCAGTTACGATATTATTGATTACTGGCGGTGTGATTATCTCAAAACAGTTGGATTATTTTAAAGACAAAGATTTAGGCGTCGATGGACAACATTTAGTATGGTTTCCCAATCAGATTCCTCAGGATAAAATAGAGACAGCCATGAGAGAAATTTCCCAAATCAAAGGTGTGAAGCAATCGGCATTGGCTTCTATGACTTTTCAGGGGAGCAACAACAGGGGACATGAAGTGAAGTGGGAAGGAAAAAATCCAGGAGAAGATATATTTTTCAATTTTATAGCCGGCAGTCATGATTTACCTGCTACATTGGGCTTGGAAGTAGTCGATGGACGCAATTTTTCAAAGGCTATTTCAACAGACACAAGTGCTATATTACTAAATGAAACTGCTGTCAGACAAATGAATCTCAAAAATCCCGTAGGCCAATACATCGAAACAAGAAACTTGAAAGGCACTGTAATAGGTGTTTTAAAGGATTTTCACTTTGAATCATTACACAACACGATCGGACCGGTCATCTTCAATTGCAGGCCTGATTGGACATGGAATATGTATGTCAAAATGGATGGTAGCAACGATGCACTCGCTTTAAAGTCGATAGAGGAAGTGTATAAAAAATTTGCACCTGGTCAAATTTTTGAATACAATCACCAAAACGATCAACCACAATGGTTTTATAGGTCCGAAGGGCAGTCCGCAGTGCTGATTAAGTGGTTTTCGGTTTTTGCGGTATTCTTATCTTGCCTTGGCCTTCTGGGATTGACTATTTTCACCATTGAGAGAAAGAAAAAAGAAATTAGCATCAGGAAAATTCTTGGTGCCAACATTTCAAATTTGATGGTATTGGTATCAAAACAGTTTATCATTCTTATTGCCATCTCTATACTATTATCTTTTGTCCCATCATATTATTTCACTACTCAATGGCTTGATAATTTCCCTTATAGCATTCGGGTTGAGTGGTATTACTTCATTTTTGGGCCATTCATAGTATTTTTTGTTGCGATCATGACCATGAGTATTTTGATAGTGAAAGCATCATTACTGAATCCTGTGAAATCTTTGAGGTCGGAATAA